From Butyricimonas paravirosa, one genomic window encodes:
- a CDS encoding heavy-metal-associated domain-containing protein: protein MKTMKILFTLVVFVMMGLTVSAQTKKDTTVIFKVGIHCPSCKAKLDKDMPFEKGIKDYKLNMKDSTVLISFRTDKNSVEALRAAIERHDVKVVGMCDKDGKLIKCGKAHKCCKEGNKEACKGSCGEKHNCSGACGQSCGEKKCDGKCDQNCESKESKCEGKCGDNCCSKTGKTDECCKNKKK from the coding sequence ATGAAAACAATGAAAATTTTATTCACGCTGGTAGTGTTCGTTATGATGGGTTTAACCGTGAGTGCCCAGACTAAGAAAGATACAACCGTTATTTTTAAAGTAGGAATACATTGCCCTTCTTGTAAGGCTAAACTGGATAAAGATATGCCTTTCGAGAAAGGAATCAAGGATTATAAGTTGAACATGAAAGATTCAACCGTGTTGATTTCTTTCCGTACCGACAAAAATTCTGTTGAGGCCTTGCGGGCTGCTATCGAGCGTCATGATGTGAAAGTAGTGGGAATGTGTGATAAAGACGGTAAGTTGATAAAATGCGGTAAAGCACATAAATGTTGTAAAGAGGGAAATAAAGAAGCTTGCAAGGGAAGTTGCGGCGAGAAACATAATTGCAGCGGGGCCTGTGGTCAAAGTTGTGGTGAAAAAAAGTGTGATGGAAAATGCGACCAGAACTGCGAGTCTAAGGAGAGTAAATGTGAAGGAAAATGTGGTGACAATTGCTGTTCCAAGACAGGTAAAACAGACGAGTGTTGCAAGAATAAGAAAAAGTAA
- a CDS encoding YhcG family protein encodes MTYSKQYSDAIQAIKQAILQSRYTAARLVNREMLALYYAVGEYISLNSRTNTWGTGALEFISQQLQQELPGLRGFSITSLKKMRTFFENWNSIFSNRPSTTDKNTSSLIPENITITIRPLTTDELNISDLESFTSIGFTHHYEILLKTSDIEERLFYIRHCATEFWSVEKLRYYLNEKSYFKQAVANNFNQTITNVNYRKRAIQSFKDEYLLDFINIKDIDEIDERVIENQIIQNIKKFIMALGSNFSFLGNQYRLIVDEQEYFIDLLFFNRHLQALVAIELKRGEFKPEYAGKLNFYLSALDEYVRLPHENPSIGIILCKSQRSKTVEFAFRDTSKPMGVATYKLANELPKDYEGILPRADELKKLLEEENND; translated from the coding sequence ATTACATATAGCAAACAATATTCCGATGCCATTCAGGCAATTAAACAGGCCATTTTGCAGAGTCGCTACACGGCAGCTCGATTGGTCAATCGAGAAATGCTCGCCCTATATTATGCCGTAGGTGAATACATCTCACTCAATAGTCGAACAAACACGTGGGGAACCGGTGCATTAGAGTTCATATCGCAACAATTACAACAAGAATTGCCCGGACTGCGAGGATTCTCTATCACCAGTCTAAAAAAAATGCGTACTTTTTTCGAAAACTGGAATAGTATATTTTCAAACCGTCCGTCAACAACGGACAAAAACACATCCTCATTAATCCCAGAAAATATAACTATTACAATTCGTCCGTTGACAACGGACGAATTGAATATTTCTGACTTGGAATCTTTTACAAGTATCGGGTTCACACACCATTATGAAATACTTTTAAAAACATCAGATATAGAAGAACGTTTATTCTACATCCGTCATTGTGCTACTGAATTTTGGAGTGTCGAAAAATTAAGATACTATTTGAATGAAAAATCCTATTTTAAACAAGCGGTAGCCAATAATTTCAATCAAACCATCACAAATGTAAATTATCGTAAACGAGCCATACAATCATTCAAAGATGAATATCTCCTTGATTTTATCAACATCAAGGACATTGATGAGATTGATGAACGAGTTATTGAAAACCAGATCATTCAAAACATAAAGAAATTTATCATGGCACTCGGTTCTAATTTCTCATTTTTAGGTAACCAATACAGACTTATTGTAGATGAACAAGAGTATTTTATCGATTTACTATTTTTCAATCGCCATTTACAAGCGCTCGTTGCCATCGAACTAAAACGAGGCGAATTCAAACCCGAATACGCAGGGAAACTCAATTTTTATCTCTCGGCTCTGGATGAATATGTGCGTCTTCCACACGAAAACCCCTCTATCGGGATTATCCTCTGCAAATCGCAACGTTCGAAAACCGTTGAATTCGCCTTTCGCGACACTTCAAAACCGATGGGTGTTGCCACATACAAATTGGCCAACGAATTACCTAAAGATTATGAGGGGATTTTACCTAGAGCCGACGAATTGAAGAAACTTTTAGAAGAAGAAAATAATGACTAA
- a CDS encoding phosphotransferase enzyme family protein, whose product MDKLKRIYDTFVSSGRFISATPYGSGHINDTYLVKVDEDVEYILQRINGNVFKDIPKLVRNKELVCGHIRNRLIRHKVSDITRKYITYFYTDKGNAYYKDYEGNYWTLSLFIKGSKSYDVIPDSQIAYQVGIGFGEFENRISDFDAKLLIETIPLFHNVPRRQRELKEALAKAEPDRIEASKELLEYLKKFDNEMLELQRMKDEGILPLRVTHNDTKANNLLFDHNDHPLCVIDLDTVMPGIVHYDFGDAIRSSCNTAGEETRNLDEVHFNMNYFEAFTAGFMEKAKHLFTLKEKKTLAQGCTLMTYLQAVRFLTDYLDGDHYYPITYPEHNLQRAKVQVRLLQDMERQFDKMNQFILDQ is encoded by the coding sequence ATGGACAAACTGAAGAGAATTTACGACACGTTCGTATCGAGCGGGCGGTTTATATCCGCTACACCGTACGGTTCTGGCCATATTAACGACACCTATCTGGTGAAAGTGGACGAGGATGTCGAGTACATTCTCCAAAGGATCAATGGTAACGTGTTCAAGGACATCCCAAAACTGGTGCGAAACAAAGAACTGGTGTGCGGGCATATCCGCAACCGGCTTATCCGGCACAAAGTGAGCGACATCACCCGCAAATACATCACGTATTTTTACACGGACAAGGGAAACGCTTACTACAAAGATTACGAGGGAAACTACTGGACGCTATCACTCTTTATCAAAGGCTCAAAGAGCTACGATGTTATCCCGGATTCCCAGATCGCTTATCAAGTGGGTATCGGGTTCGGAGAATTCGAGAACCGGATTTCCGATTTCGATGCGAAATTGTTGATCGAGACCATCCCGCTTTTTCACAATGTTCCCCGTCGTCAACGGGAATTAAAAGAGGCCCTAGCCAAAGCCGAACCGGACCGGATCGAGGCGAGTAAGGAACTGCTCGAATACCTGAAAAAGTTCGATAACGAGATGTTAGAATTACAACGGATGAAAGACGAGGGAATTTTGCCGCTCCGGGTCACGCACAATGACACGAAAGCGAATAATCTCCTGTTCGACCACAATGATCATCCGTTATGCGTGATCGATCTGGACACCGTGATGCCGGGAATCGTGCATTACGACTTCGGGGATGCCATTCGCTCGTCTTGTAACACGGCCGGAGAGGAAACCCGCAATCTTGATGAGGTGCATTTTAACATGAATTATTTCGAAGCTTTCACCGCCGGATTCATGGAAAAAGCCAAACATCTTTTCACGCTCAAGGAAAAAAAGACCCTTGCGCAAGGATGTACGCTAATGACCTATCTACAAGCCGTCCGTTTCCTAACGGATTATTTGGACGGGGATCATTATTACCCGATCACCTATCCCGAACATAACCTGCAACGAGCTAAAGTTCAAGTCAGGTTATTACAGGACATGGAACGACAATTCGACAAGATGAACCAGTTTATTCTGGATCAATAA
- the rlmN gene encoding 23S rRNA (adenine(2503)-C(2))-methyltransferase RlmN, which yields MEKTNIRAYTLQELANVLVQHGEKAFRAKQIWQWLWQKGVTRFEDMTNLSKDFREFLDNHFILQTATLTHKQESSDGTTKLGFTLPDGNLIETVLIPSKDKSTVCVSSQVGCKLKCSFCATGGLGFTRNLLPEEIFDQVVAVKRLGEERGLPLSNIVLMGMGEPLLNYENVLAAIERITAEDGLGMSPYRLTLSTSGIVEGIKRLADDDVRFNLAISLHSAVNTTRDKIMPINKAYPLTELAEAIRYFVDKTGTRPTFEYLLLKGVNDSLDDAKALALFCRQFPVKINIIEYNEVDNAPYRHSPDACRDQFVRYLESKNIVVNIRRSKGKDIDAACGQLANKNS from the coding sequence ATGGAAAAAACGAACATAAGAGCGTACACGTTACAAGAGTTAGCAAACGTCCTCGTACAACACGGGGAAAAAGCATTCCGGGCAAAACAAATCTGGCAGTGGCTTTGGCAAAAGGGAGTGACCCGTTTCGAGGACATGACCAACTTGTCAAAAGACTTCCGGGAATTCTTGGACAACCACTTTATCCTACAAACGGCCACACTCACCCATAAACAAGAGAGTAGTGACGGTACAACGAAACTCGGCTTTACCCTTCCCGATGGGAACCTGATTGAAACCGTACTTATCCCAAGCAAGGATAAATCGACCGTGTGTGTCTCCTCGCAAGTAGGATGCAAACTGAAATGTAGCTTTTGTGCCACGGGAGGGTTGGGGTTCACCCGAAACCTGTTACCGGAAGAAATATTCGACCAAGTAGTTGCCGTGAAACGCCTGGGAGAAGAACGGGGACTACCGCTATCCAACATCGTACTGATGGGCATGGGCGAACCACTTCTGAACTACGAGAATGTCCTTGCCGCCATAGAACGCATCACGGCAGAGGATGGATTGGGAATGTCCCCCTATCGCCTCACGCTATCCACCTCCGGCATCGTGGAAGGCATCAAGCGACTGGCAGATGACGACGTTCGTTTCAACCTTGCCATTTCACTCCACTCGGCAGTCAACACGACCCGGGACAAAATTATGCCGATAAACAAGGCTTACCCGCTTACCGAACTCGCCGAGGCTATTCGGTATTTCGTGGATAAAACGGGGACACGTCCCACGTTCGAGTACCTGTTACTAAAAGGTGTCAATGATAGTCTCGACGATGCCAAGGCTCTCGCCTTGTTCTGTCGACAATTCCCCGTGAAAATCAACATTATCGAGTACAACGAAGTGGACAACGCCCCCTACCGCCACAGCCCGGATGCCTGCAGGGATCAATTTGTTCGCTACCTCGAAAGCAAAAATATCGTGGTGAATATCCGTCGCAGCAAAGGAAAAGACATTGATGCGGCTTGCGGACAACTGGCCAACAAGAATAGTTAG
- a CDS encoding UDP-2,3-diacylglucosamine diphosphatase: MQGKKVYFLSDAHLGAKLLKDNREREIMLVEFLQSIKPDCLELYLLGDMFDFWFEYKHVVPKGHVRFLAELANFTDQGIKVHFFTGNHDIWAFDYLAKECGVILHTSMMETTINGKSFLIGHGDGLNPNDKGYLFLRNAFHNRFLQRCFRFIHPDWGIALANKWSSHSRLKGNGQIEARGYLGDDKEEIVIYCQNILKEHHVDYFIFGHRHLPLNLELESNSHYINTGDWITHFSYAVFDGEKVSLEKLDRKK; this comes from the coding sequence ATGCAGGGCAAGAAGGTTTATTTTCTTTCAGACGCACACTTGGGTGCCAAACTATTGAAAGATAATCGGGAGAGAGAAATTATGCTCGTGGAGTTTTTGCAAAGCATCAAACCTGATTGCTTGGAACTTTACCTGCTTGGTGATATGTTTGATTTTTGGTTCGAATACAAACACGTTGTACCCAAAGGCCACGTACGCTTTCTTGCCGAACTGGCCAATTTCACGGATCAGGGAATTAAGGTACATTTCTTCACGGGTAACCACGACATCTGGGCTTTCGACTACTTGGCAAAAGAATGTGGTGTTATCCTGCATACTTCCATGATGGAAACCACGATAAACGGAAAATCTTTCCTTATCGGACATGGTGACGGTCTGAATCCAAACGACAAAGGGTATCTTTTCCTGCGTAACGCTTTCCATAATCGCTTCCTACAAAGATGTTTCCGGTTTATCCATCCCGACTGGGGGATCGCTTTGGCCAATAAATGGTCATCCCATTCCCGACTGAAAGGAAACGGACAGATCGAGGCGAGGGGCTATCTGGGAGACGACAAAGAAGAAATCGTTATTTATTGCCAGAATATCTTGAAAGAACACCACGTGGATTATTTCATTTTCGGCCATCGCCATTTGCCTCTCAATCTTGAACTTGAATCCAACAGTCACTATATCAACACGGGAGACTGGATCACGCATTTCAGTTATGCCGTATTCGACGGAGAGAAGGTTTCTCTTGAAAAACTCGATCGCAAAAAATAA
- a CDS encoding DNA recombination protein RmuC, which yields MELFILISCVLLLILNIVLIGLHVRSRKNNTTREISRSISDLEKVIRDESRYNRENDENRSRKDREELASTLNHFRTEHRETLKNITTQTNSAIQAFQKSFAESMELFNRLQREKFGELSLRQQELLQNTEKKLEEMRATVDEKLQKTLHERIGQSFELVSKQLENVQKGLGEMQTLAQDVGGLKRVLSNVKIRGTIGEVQLSMLLEQILAPDQYDANVKTKPGSDKLVEFAVKLPGRAEGDESVYLPIDAKFPKDVYEQLLDAYESGDLQRVETTSRILEQTIRSMAKDIRDKYLAPPHTTDFGIMFLPFESIYGEVTRRAALLEQLQQEYHVIVTGPTTLAAILNSLQMGFRTLAIQKRSSEVWRILGGVKAEFEKFGGLLEKAQKNLQTANNQLEEVMGKRTRAIQRQLRSVEALPAKEEQNPLLDSFSEDDEA from the coding sequence ATGGAATTATTTATACTTATATCCTGCGTTTTACTTCTCATTCTCAACATCGTCCTTATCGGATTACACGTTCGTTCCCGCAAGAACAACACCACACGGGAGATATCACGATCCATCTCGGACCTCGAAAAAGTGATCCGGGACGAATCACGCTATAACCGGGAAAACGATGAGAACCGTTCCCGCAAAGACCGGGAAGAACTCGCCTCTACCCTCAACCATTTCCGGACAGAACATCGAGAAACCTTAAAGAATATCACCACCCAGACTAACTCCGCCATACAAGCTTTCCAAAAAAGTTTTGCCGAAAGCATGGAATTATTCAACCGCCTGCAACGGGAAAAATTCGGGGAGCTATCACTCCGTCAACAGGAACTCCTGCAAAACACGGAAAAGAAACTGGAAGAGATGCGAGCCACCGTGGATGAAAAATTACAGAAGACCCTACACGAACGCATCGGACAATCATTCGAACTCGTCAGCAAGCAACTAGAAAACGTGCAGAAAGGCTTAGGGGAAATGCAGACGCTGGCACAGGATGTCGGTGGGCTGAAACGGGTGCTTAGTAACGTGAAAATACGGGGAACGATCGGGGAAGTACAACTTTCCATGCTATTGGAGCAAATTCTAGCCCCGGATCAATATGATGCTAACGTAAAAACTAAACCCGGATCGGACAAACTGGTCGAATTCGCCGTGAAACTTCCCGGCCGGGCGGAAGGAGACGAATCAGTCTACCTTCCCATCGACGCCAAGTTCCCGAAGGATGTTTACGAGCAACTCCTTGATGCCTACGAATCCGGAGACTTGCAACGGGTGGAAACCACTTCCCGCATACTCGAACAGACCATTCGTAGTATGGCAAAGGACATCCGGGACAAATACCTAGCCCCACCGCATACCACGGACTTCGGGATCATGTTCCTGCCTTTCGAGAGCATATACGGAGAGGTTACCCGCCGGGCAGCCTTGTTGGAACAATTACAGCAGGAATACCACGTGATTGTCACGGGGCCGACCACACTAGCAGCGATACTGAACAGCCTACAAATGGGATTCCGCACGCTGGCCATCCAAAAACGCAGCAGCGAGGTGTGGCGTATCCTTGGTGGTGTAAAGGCAGAATTCGAAAAGTTCGGGGGACTTCTGGAGAAAGCCCAGAAAAATCTCCAAACCGCTAACAACCAATTGGAAGAGGTTATGGGCAAACGAACCCGAGCCATACAGCGACAACTACGTTCGGTAGAGGCCCTCCCGGCTAAAGAAGAGCAAAACCCACTACTGGATTCATTTTCAGAAGATGACGAGGCATAA
- a CDS encoding lipocalin family protein encodes MKFFLLAVLLVGCNIMATTAQSDKIVDNRAIDTLDLKKYVGLWYEIARFDHPFERGLVGVTTEYTIKPDGNIEVIGRGYQDSFQGERKEIVGHVHIPDTTQPGVLKVTFFLIFKTDYHILEVENDYSAALIGSSQCDHLWIVSRTPKLPPKKLNDLMQRAQRRGYDTTALIFVPHGQEQIQEELTKL; translated from the coding sequence ATGAAGTTCTTCTTATTAGCCGTATTGCTCGTCGGATGCAATATCATGGCGACAACAGCACAATCCGACAAAATCGTCGATAACCGGGCCATAGACACTCTGGATCTAAAAAAGTACGTCGGCCTATGGTATGAAATCGCACGCTTTGACCATCCTTTCGAACGAGGCTTGGTCGGGGTTACAACCGAGTACACCATCAAACCCGACGGAAACATCGAGGTTATTGGACGAGGTTACCAAGATAGTTTCCAAGGGGAGAGGAAAGAAATCGTGGGGCACGTGCACATCCCAGACACGACCCAACCGGGAGTTCTAAAGGTCACTTTTTTCTTGATTTTCAAGACAGACTATCACATTCTGGAAGTCGAGAATGATTACAGTGCAGCCCTCATCGGAAGTTCTCAATGTGATCATCTCTGGATTGTGAGTCGTACCCCAAAACTCCCTCCCAAGAAATTGAATGACTTGATGCAACGGGCACAACGCAGAGGGTACGACACTACCGCCCTTATCTTCGTCCCGCATGGGCAGGAACAAATTCAAGAAGAGTTGACCAAACTCTGA
- a CDS encoding sugar phosphate nucleotidyltransferase: protein METTKNKTTLLIMAAGMGSRFGSLKQLALLGPHKKTLLHYSIYDAVHAGFDKIVFIIRRSFENEFKEAVGKYAESLVETVYCFQEMDQLPGNLPPIQREKPWGTAHAIWAAKDHIHEPFIAINADDFYGRDAFVKMHDFVASNPDERCFSLAGYRLAATLSENGTVSRGICTVDGDNFLTSITERTKIGREGDMIKDLNSGVVLHEDDVVSMNFWGFSPMLFGEIEKQFIEFYHKNSENPKAEIYIPFVVDELIKQKAVKVKVLNTSAKWFGVTYKEDTELVNNALQKFDGEGLYTDMGQ from the coding sequence ATGGAAACGACGAAGAATAAAACGACCTTGCTCATCATGGCAGCAGGGATGGGTTCCCGGTTTGGTAGCTTGAAACAACTGGCATTGCTCGGCCCCCACAAGAAAACATTGTTGCATTATTCAATCTATGACGCCGTACATGCGGGGTTTGACAAAATTGTTTTCATCATCCGCCGAAGTTTCGAGAACGAATTCAAAGAGGCCGTGGGAAAATATGCCGAGAGCTTGGTTGAAACCGTGTACTGTTTCCAAGAAATGGATCAACTGCCCGGTAACCTGCCCCCGATCCAGCGGGAAAAACCCTGGGGAACGGCTCACGCCATCTGGGCCGCAAAAGACCATATACACGAACCGTTTATCGCAATCAATGCTGACGACTTTTACGGACGGGATGCCTTCGTGAAGATGCACGATTTTGTGGCCAGTAATCCCGACGAGAGATGTTTCAGCCTCGCCGGCTACCGGTTGGCAGCCACGCTATCCGAGAACGGGACAGTATCCAGAGGAATATGCACGGTTGACGGAGACAATTTCTTGACCAGTATCACCGAACGTACGAAGATCGGTCGGGAAGGTGATATGATTAAAGACCTGAACTCGGGAGTAGTTTTGCACGAGGATGACGTGGTTTCCATGAATTTCTGGGGATTCTCACCTATGCTTTTCGGGGAAATCGAGAAACAATTCATCGAGTTCTACCACAAGAACAGCGAAAATCCCAAGGCGGAGATTTACATACCTTTCGTGGTTGACGAACTTATCAAGCAAAAAGCCGTGAAAGTGAAGGTATTAAACACCAGTGCCAAATGGTTCGGTGTGACATACAAAGAGGACACGGAACTAGTGAACAACGCCTTGCAGAAATTCGACGGGGAAGGATTATATACTGACATGGGGCAATAA
- a CDS encoding TonB-dependent receptor: protein MRNLFIIMCLLASVGLQAQTIKGRVMEETENGEVALPGANVYWVGTSKGSVSDANGEFKIKWEKVGKLVVSFIGYRSDTIEVKSTDKFVTCTLKSGEQLDEVSVAARKQSTVMSTQGPLIEQLITGEELCKAACCNLGESFETNASVDVSYADAVTGAKQIQLLGLTGKYVQMMTENMPNFRGLASLYGLTYIPGPWMSAISVSKGTGSVINGYESMAGQISVDYKKPRDPELLSANVFTSSEGMYEFNSNFSIKFNDKWSTMFLLHGDWMEEPHDGNKDGFLDMPEKTQYNVMNRWAYKDDTWYLQFGGKFIDEERNGGQTTHGGHAHADEKYGLYKIGIDTRRYEAFLKLGYLMPQYENTSMAILVNYSDHTQDSYYGPKMYNAGQKSLFVNYIYQSIFGTNPSQMYSAGLSFNYDKYDEDFRDPVFNYGEDISTDFINMKREERVPGAFFQYTGEFLDQRFIVMAGLRYDYHNIFGSIWTPRAHIMYKPDEFTSIKATFGRGLRTPNILAENSYLLASAANFYVNGELLGKNPALLDDLKMEDSWNFGANVNRKFEVFGRTLNINLDYYHTKFNDQVVVDNETAYNKVNFYNLDGDSYSNCYQVEVKYELIPRLEATLAYRYNDVKTTINGDLKRTPLTSRYKGLVNLSYFTNLKKWQFDFTTQFNGSGRLPEQGGIADEYRVASRFDDFQIMNAQVTKYFRLWSIYAGCENIGDFTQKNPIVNSHNPWSDTFDSSKVWGPLHGRKFYIGLRFALDRKE, encoded by the coding sequence ATGAGAAATTTGTTTATTATAATGTGTTTACTTGCCTCTGTTGGCTTACAGGCACAGACCATAAAAGGGCGTGTTATGGAAGAAACGGAAAATGGAGAGGTGGCGTTACCCGGGGCGAATGTCTATTGGGTAGGGACTTCGAAAGGATCTGTTTCGGATGCGAACGGGGAATTTAAAATCAAGTGGGAGAAGGTTGGGAAGTTGGTCGTTAGTTTTATCGGGTACCGCTCGGATACGATAGAGGTAAAATCCACGGATAAATTCGTGACCTGCACGTTGAAATCCGGGGAGCAATTGGACGAGGTGAGTGTGGCTGCCCGTAAACAGAGTACCGTGATGTCGACTCAGGGGCCTTTGATCGAGCAATTGATCACGGGCGAAGAGTTGTGCAAGGCGGCTTGCTGTAACTTGGGAGAGAGTTTCGAGACGAATGCTTCGGTTGACGTGTCGTATGCCGATGCCGTGACGGGTGCAAAGCAAATCCAGCTATTGGGATTAACCGGGAAGTACGTGCAGATGATGACCGAGAATATGCCTAATTTCCGGGGATTGGCCTCTTTGTACGGTTTGACTTATATTCCTGGTCCCTGGATGTCTGCGATTTCCGTTTCAAAAGGGACGGGATCGGTGATTAACGGTTACGAATCGATGGCCGGGCAGATCAGCGTGGACTACAAGAAACCCCGTGATCCGGAGTTACTCTCGGCTAATGTCTTCACGAGTAGCGAGGGAATGTACGAATTTAACTCTAATTTCAGTATCAAGTTCAATGACAAGTGGAGTACGATGTTTCTTTTGCATGGGGACTGGATGGAAGAGCCTCATGACGGGAACAAGGACGGATTCTTGGATATGCCGGAGAAAACGCAATACAACGTGATGAATCGTTGGGCTTATAAAGATGATACTTGGTATTTGCAATTCGGGGGTAAATTTATCGACGAGGAACGGAATGGCGGACAAACCACTCATGGCGGACATGCTCATGCAGATGAGAAATACGGGTTGTATAAAATTGGGATCGACACTCGTCGTTACGAGGCTTTCTTGAAGTTAGGTTACTTGATGCCCCAGTACGAGAACACGAGTATGGCGATTTTGGTGAACTATTCCGATCACACGCAGGATTCTTATTACGGGCCGAAAATGTATAATGCCGGGCAGAAGAGTTTGTTCGTGAACTACATCTACCAGTCTATTTTCGGGACGAATCCCAGCCAGATGTACTCTGCCGGGTTGAGTTTCAATTACGACAAATATGACGAAGATTTCCGTGATCCGGTTTTCAATTATGGAGAGGATATTTCTACCGATTTCATAAATATGAAACGAGAAGAACGGGTGCCGGGAGCTTTCTTCCAGTACACGGGAGAATTCTTGGATCAGCGTTTTATCGTGATGGCAGGTTTGCGCTACGATTATCACAATATCTTCGGGAGTATCTGGACCCCGCGGGCTCACATCATGTACAAACCAGATGAATTCACCAGCATCAAGGCCACTTTCGGCCGCGGTCTGCGTACACCGAATATCTTGGCCGAGAACAGTTACTTGCTGGCCTCTGCTGCGAACTTCTACGTGAATGGCGAGTTGTTGGGTAAAAATCCGGCTTTACTGGATGATCTAAAAATGGAGGATTCTTGGAATTTCGGGGCTAACGTGAACCGGAAGTTCGAAGTATTCGGGCGTACCTTGAATATCAACCTAGATTATTATCACACGAAATTCAATGATCAAGTGGTGGTGGATAACGAGACGGCATACAACAAGGTGAACTTTTATAATCTGGACGGGGATTCCTATTCGAATTGTTATCAGGTCGAGGTGAAATACGAGTTGATCCCTCGTTTGGAAGCCACGTTAGCTTATCGTTACAATGATGTGAAGACGACGATAAACGGAGATCTGAAACGTACTCCTTTAACGAGCCGTTATAAGGGATTGGTGAACTTGTCATATTTCACCAACTTGAAGAAATGGCAGTTCGATTTCACGACCCAGTTTAACGGTTCCGGACGTTTGCCGGAGCAGGGTGGGATTGCCGATGAATATCGGGTAGCCTCCCGTTTTGATGATTTCCAGATCATGAATGCGCAGGTTACGAAATATTTCCGTTTGTGGAGTATTTACGCGGGATGCGAGAATATCGGGGATTTTACTCAAAAGAACCCGATCGTGAATTCCCATAACCCTTGGAGCGATACCTTTGACTCGTCGAAAGTGTGGGGACCTCTTCACGGACGTAAATTTTATATCGGTTTGAGATTTGCCTTAGATCGAAAAGAATAA
- a CDS encoding DUF4369 domain-containing protein — protein MRKILLLGLLVVLIASCTEKTNVEITGAIKDAANTKVYLEQIDVSSRKTIDSTKINKNGEFKFKLNIELPTFYSLRFSNNEQVTLIASPDEVLEISGTLNDIKNNYWVDGSENSLWIKLLNFQITRTITLTDSLKRSYQALPQGTEYDAQRQEYAKAWEEAINKQISFTRDFIIKHATSPASYYALYQKIDDNIGVMDEFEDLHYFKVVASSLTALYPESQYTKAIMNHLKQISQAIRNQQLAAVINNTEGSLPDINLPDVNGKDISLNSLKSKLIVLDFGLITAKESQEYIDQMKSVYNKFKNRGVEIYMVCLDKNKFLWEDVIKTNKINWICVWDQGALQSRAASTWNVKSVPANYIINQKKEIVGKNLYGSRLEDRLNDLLKK, from the coding sequence ATGAGAAAAATACTATTACTTGGACTACTTGTAGTTCTTATCGCATCCTGTACTGAAAAGACGAATGTCGAAATTACAGGGGCCATCAAAGATGCAGCCAACACGAAAGTATATCTGGAACAAATAGATGTAAGTTCAAGAAAAACAATCGACTCAACAAAAATTAACAAGAACGGGGAGTTCAAATTTAAACTCAACATCGAACTCCCGACATTCTATTCTTTAAGATTTTCTAACAATGAGCAAGTGACCTTGATCGCCAGTCCGGACGAGGTACTTGAAATTAGCGGTACGTTGAATGACATTAAAAATAATTACTGGGTGGATGGTTCTGAAAACTCGTTATGGATTAAACTCCTGAATTTCCAGATCACCCGTACAATCACGCTAACGGATTCTTTGAAGAGATCCTATCAGGCTCTCCCACAAGGAACCGAGTACGACGCTCAACGTCAGGAATACGCCAAGGCATGGGAAGAGGCAATAAACAAACAGATCAGTTTCACCCGTGACTTCATTATCAAACACGCCACCTCTCCGGCATCTTATTATGCCCTTTATCAAAAAATTGATGATAATATCGGAGTGATGGACGAGTTCGAGGACCTTCACTATTTTAAAGTGGTGGCATCATCCTTGACCGCCCTTTATCCCGAATCTCAATACACGAAGGCAATCATGAATCACTTGAAACAAATATCCCAAGCAATCCGTAATCAACAACTTGCTGCCGTGATTAACAACACGGAAGGATCTCTACCGGATATTAACCTGCCGGATGTGAATGGCAAGGATATTTCACTGAACTCCCTCAAATCGAAACTCATCGTACTTGACTTCGGGCTGATCACGGCCAAAGAGAGCCAAGAGTACATTGACCAGATGAAAAGCGTATACAACAAGTTCAAAAACCGGGGAGTGGAAATCTACATGGTTTGTCTGGATAAAAACAAATTTCTTTGGGAAGACGTGATAAAAACGAACAAGATCAACTGGATTTGCGTATGGGATCAAGGAGCGTTACAAAGTCGGGCAGCCTCGACTTGGAACGTAAAGAGTGTTCCGGCAAACTACATCATTAACCAAAAGAAAGAAATTGTCGGTAAAAACTTGTACGGCAGCCGTTTGGAAGACCGTTTGAACGACTTGTTGAAAAAATAA